GGTGAGCTCAGATAACATGATATAACATCCAGTCTTTTGTTTGCCAATCTATATTTGCTATACTTGAAGATTTACCTATGCTCTGACTGAACAATATGAAAAGAAATATGCAAACCCCTGCATAAGACAAGAAGATCAAGAACCTTGTAGTTATACAAAAACCCAATATTAGCTTCCAAGTATTCATTTCACTGAATTAAAGTTTGAAGCACTTACACATAAATGGCAAAAAGCTGATAAAGAGCAAACAAACCAGAATCACAAATCACCAAAGCATATAAGCCACAAGTTCACAGGATATTTTTCAACTGACTAGAATCAGTAGACATAGTTTTTTTGATCTTAATGTTTTTGCCAAGTCCGGTTAGTAGCGGTATTTGGTGGAGTAATCTTTAGGAGCAATCACCAGCCCACGGCCTTTCCTTGCACCACGGAAGACGGTCTCAATGATATCGATGAACTCCTGCTTGTCCTTCATAGCCCAATTGATCTTGTTGTTGTTACCAGTCCCAAGATCGATCATAATGTGCTTGTTCCTAAAGAAGAACATCACCGTCGAAGGATCGTAGAGCTCGTACATGGTGTTGAAGTCTGGAACCTCGGTGATGTCCACCAGATATATCACCGCAAAGTTCTTTATCGTCTCAGCAACAGATGCAAGCACCTCATCcatcttaattaaaaaaaaaaaaaaaaaatcaaaatcactgaATCAGCAAAACTCTAATTCCTCAAACAATCGACACAAAAGATGGCAAATTCGAAGTTAAACGACTACAAATCGAGATCGAGAAGGTTACCTGCATACAAGTCTCATCCCAATCATGGCCGAAACGTATGACGACAAGACGCTCTTCCTCTGCTAGAATCGCCTGATCTACAGCCCAGCCGGAGTGAAGATGCGGTAGAAGATACGACATCgtttcgtctctctctctctcgcgctTTCTCGAAAATTCCGATCTGTTTCAGTTTCTCTCTTTAGCTCTCTCTTCTTATATTCGATTCCACCCACTGACGACGACGACCGACCATCAAAACCCGACCCGCTCAAAGTGGTTTGGGCTACCAGATACAAGATTGTAAGATTAGCTTAGGCCCATGAGATACTTTACGGATAGGCCCAGTAAGTAACCACTCATCAAAGATCCGACCGCTCAGAGTGATTTGGAATAAGCCGAGTAGATTGTAATCTTAGTCAAGGCCCATTAGATACTTTACATCCGGCCCAATAAGGAAGAGTTCTTTGTAAAGCGATTATCCTATCCAAAAATCTTCAGAGCTATCAACTCCATCATTTGAAgatctcttctctctttcccTCTAAATCTCCTTTCTTTCTGCATCCTCTGCTATCCTTGAATCCATGGAATTTGCTTCTTCCTCTCTCTATCAAGCTCACAAGGTCGCTCTCACGCGCCAACCTTCTCCCCCGGTCAACTCCTGCTCCCTCGGTTCCGTCTCCGTCATCGGATTCTCTCTTCCGCAGATCAGCTCACCGTCTCTAGCTAAATGTCGCCGAAAACAGAGCTCTTTTAGCTCCGTGAGAGCTTGTGTTGCCGTGGAACAGAAGACACGAACTGCTATCATCAGAATTGGCACACGTGGAAGGTAAAATTTTCTCTCCTTTGTGGGTCAATAATCTCTTTTGAAGTCTATGTGAAGCGCTTGGATTCTAATTGGGTTTGCCTTTGTTTCCTCAATTCTGATTCAAAGTCTTGATTTTGACCAGTCTTGTAGTTTGATCCTCTACCTTGGTTTTGAGTAGCTACGTTTATGTATAGATGTTTAGATGCTATAGTGTGTAAGATGTTTTGTTTGAGATAGTTCATGGTTCTTTTTGGTTATTCCTTATGACAATCTCTGCATTGTTTCTGTGTTTCTAGTTACACAATGTCAATCTCTAGCTACGTTTATTTAGATGTTATAGTGTGTAAGTTGTCCTGGCTAGAGAGATACATCGTTATTGTGTTGATTCCTTAGATAATCTCTGCATTGTTACTGTGTTTCTAGTAACCATATCTTGTCTTGTGTTTGATTTTGCGTTTGGTGGTGAATTAAGTTTAGCCTCTGATGAAGACTTTATCATCTTTTGTGCTTATATATACTCTTCACTGTGTAGGACAGTCCTCTAGCACTTGCTCAAGCGTACGAGACACGAGCAAAGCTCCAGGCAAAACACCCTGAGCTCACTGAAGACGGAGCTATCCACATCGAGATCATCAAAACCACTGGTGATAAGATTCTCTCTCAGCCGCTTGCTGATATTGGTGGGAAAGGGCTTTTCACCAAAGAGATTGACGAGGCCTTGATAAACGGTCATATCGACATAGCTGTTCATTCGATGAAGGATGTGCCGACTTATCTACCGGAGAAGACGTTTTTGCCTTGTAACCTTGTGCGTGAAGATGTCAGAGATGCTTTTATATGTTTGACTGCAGCTTCATTAGCTGAGCTTCCAGCTGGAAGCGTTGTGGGAACAGCTTCTCTTAGGAGAAAGTCGCAGATACTCCACAAGTATCCTTCATTAAGTGTGAGTGGGACTGCCACttcttattatgtattttttatgagTTAGTTTTATCTTTGATTAAATTGATACAAGTGTTTGTTGACTCTGCAGGTTGAGGAGAACTTTAGAGGTAATGTGCAAACAAGACTATCGAAGCTTCAAGGAGGAAAAGTCCATGCAACTTTATTAGCACTAGCTGGTCTCAAGAGATTGAGTATGACAGAGAATGTTGCATCAATCTTATCTCTGGATGAAATGCTTCCAGCTGTTGCTCAAGGCGCAATCGGAATTGCCTGCAGAACCGATGATGATAAAATGGTAAACAGATGTTTACTTTTCATGTGACCTttggatttgcatatttaatatGCTTGTGAATggttaaatgtttttattttgttgtttttacatCTGTAGGCAAACTACTTAGCCTCATTGAACCACGAGGAAACGAGACTAGCGGTAGCATGCGAGAGAGCGTTTCTTGAAACGCTGGATGGCTCATGCCGTACTCCTATTGCTGGATACGCCGCCAAGGACGAAGAAGGCAGCTGCTATTTCAGAGGATTGGTTGCATCTCCTGATGGTACTAAAGGTATGAAAGCATTCCTAAGCAAACCAATGTGATATTATTCCCATCTGGGAAACATCACTCATTTCTTATATGTTCCATCTTTGTAACAGTTCTTGAGACCTCAAGAAAAGGTCCATATGTGTTTGAGGACATGGTGAAGATGGGAAAAGACGCTGGGCAAGAACTGCTCTCACGTGCTGGTCCAGGCTTCTTCGGCAACTAAGCCATTAGAAgacgaggaggaagaagaagg
This genomic stretch from Brassica napus cultivar Da-Ae chromosome C9, Da-Ae, whole genome shotgun sequence harbors:
- the LOC106406147 gene encoding porphobilinogen deaminase, chloroplastic, which codes for MEFASSSLYQAHKVALTRQPSPPVNSCSLGSVSVIGFSLPQISSPSLAKCRRKQSSFSSVRACVAVEQKTRTAIIRIGTRGSPLALAQAYETRAKLQAKHPELTEDGAIHIEIIKTTGDKILSQPLADIGGKGLFTKEIDEALINGHIDIAVHSMKDVPTYLPEKTFLPCNLVREDVRDAFICLTAASLAELPAGSVVGTASLRRKSQILHKYPSLSVEENFRGNVQTRLSKLQGGKVHATLLALAGLKRLSMTENVASILSLDEMLPAVAQGAIGIACRTDDDKMANYLASLNHEETRLAVACERAFLETLDGSCRTPIAGYAAKDEEGSCYFRGLVASPDGTKVLETSRKGPYVFEDMVKMGKDAGQELLSRAGPGFFGN
- the LOC106405816 gene encoding thioredoxin-like protein YLS8 yields the protein MSYLLPHLHSGWAVDQAILAEEERLVVIRFGHDWDETCMQMDEVLASVAETIKNFAVIYLVDITEVPDFNTMYELYDPSTVMFFFRNKHIMIDLGTGNNNKINWAMKDKQEFIDIIETVFRGARKGRGLVIAPKDYSTKYRY